The genomic DNA GCAGAGGCCTGCAAGGCGCGCCGTTCCTCGGCTGTGAGCTCATATTCGACGATAGACTCTCCACCGCCGCGACCCAGCCTCACCGGCACCCCGACGATCACATCCTTCAATCCGTATTCTCCCTCGCACAACATCGCGCAGGGAAGCACACGCTTCTGGTCCTTCATGATCGCTTCGACCATATCCACCGCCGCGGCCGACGGCGCATAAAATGCGCTACCGGTCTTGAGTAGTCCTACAATTTCCGCTCCGCCGTCCTGCGTGCGCTTGATCAGCGCCCCCAGGCGATCCTGAGACAGCCGGTCCGTGATGGGCTTTCCCGACACCGTGGTTTGCCGCACCAATGGCACCATCGTGTCCCCGTGGCCGCCCAGCACCATCGCCTGCACGTCTGTTCCGGACACATGCAACTCTTCCGCGACGAATGACCGCAGCCGCGCCGTATCCAACACCCCTGCCATCCCAAGCACTCGCGACTTCGGCAGCTTGCTGACGTGCCGCGCCACATGGACCATGGCATCCAACGGATTCGTGACCAGCAGCAGAATAATGTTCGGCGACCGCGATACCAGTTCCTGCACGACCGATCTGACGATCTTGGCATTCGTCGCCAGCAATTCATCACGGCTCATTCCTGGCTTGCGAGGAATCCCCGAGGTGATGACGGCGATGGAGGACCCCGCAGTTTCATCGTAGCCGTTCGTCCCGACTACCCGGGTCCCGTATCCGCAGACCGGGCCGGCCTGGGTAATGTCCAAGGCTTTTCCCTGCGGAATCCCCGGGACAATATCCACGAGCACGACCTCATAGGCATCCTTCTCGGCCAACCGCTGCGCGACCGTTCCCCCGACATTTCCCGCACCCACTACCG from Nitrospira sp. includes the following:
- the mdh gene encoding malate dehydrogenase, whose amino-acid sequence is MGRPKITVVGAGNVGGTVAQRLAEKDAYEVVLVDIVPGIPQGKALDITQAGPVCGYGTRVVGTNGYDETAGSSIAVITSGIPRKPGMSRDELLATNAKIVRSVVQELVSRSPNIILLLVTNPLDAMVHVARHVSKLPKSRVLGMAGVLDTARLRSFVAEELHVSGTDVQAMVLGGHGDTMVPLVRQTTVSGKPITDRLSQDRLGALIKRTQDGGAEIVGLLKTGSAFYAPSAAAVDMVEAIMKDQKRVLPCAMLCEGEYGLKDVIVGVPVRLGRGGGESIVEYELTAEERRALQASAEAVRELCGVVDRLLTA